The DNA segment GGTAAACATAATGCaatcctttttgttttaaaagaagaaactgatGGCACTGTATATCCCATAGCAGAGCATTTTTCAGTTAGGAAAATCCAGCTGTGATAGCTGTGATAATTAAGTGTTAATGGCAGCACAGTGCAACACTTTCTTGTGTGAAACCTGATTTCTGAAGTTTGCCTTGAGAAAACAAGCAGTCCCTGTGATACAGCAAACCACTGAATGGACCGAAGACAGAGGGCCCCTTCAGCCAGCTCTGATGTTGGCAGGACAGCTAGTACAGTTcatcaaaagcagaaatatcaAAGGAGATACCATTGTTTAAATCTGCCAGACAAACACTCACATGGAGCGCTTTTGCTATCAGCTCTGCTCCACTTGTGCCAATATTATTAAACATCAGGTTCAGGTATCGCAGAGAGGAGTTTTCCTGAAGAACAAACAAATCAGAAAGCAATCAGACTCCTTTCCAGAGCAAGCCTGCAGTTTTCAAAGAAGATATGCATCACATGTACTTAAAACCTCTGACCTTTACTGCATTTCAGACAGCCCCTGATTTGGAGAAGTAAAGAATGCCAAAGTGTGACAGATgatgaggaaaaggcagaaattcaCGCAGCATGTAAAAACGTGTCCTCAGGGCGCTTACAGAAACCACTTGGGAACCCAAGTGCTCAGCATGACCAAACGAGGCCGATGGTCAAGCTTAGATGCAAATTTTCAGGCACTTTGCAAACTTCACGGCTCATCCTGAGCTCCAGGAGCACAGGCACCGAGTGGTAACTCACCGTTTTCCATCTCTATTCCAGTGCTTATAATGACAAAAAGGCAGCATTAAAGTTTCCTATGTTTAGACCTATAAAAAGGTGCTAACAGAGGTGGTAAGTATCTGAAACAAAGGTCCTGGGACATTTGACACTTCCATTACATCCTTTGTTAAAGTGAACTGTAAGCCTAAAAGCCCCACAGTTCATTcaactcttctttcttttggaCACCTTAGTCAGATGTCCAAGGGTGTTCTactagaaatgaaaaatctcCCCAGAGAATACAGTCTGAGATTTTAGTAGGATGGATTTGGATGTGAAAGTAAAAAGTACTGGGATTTTGCCAAACAACTGCATTCTTCTCTCCAATACAGCACATACAGATATTATCATAGCCAAATCAATTACAAGttgctgaaagagaaatatcACTTTGGCACCTGGAGGAATGTTGCCATGGTCTTTGCTCCAGCATCAGTCAATACATTATACCTAAGATCCAAACCTGAAAAAGATGAATGAAGAATGTGACAGATGCATATCTACAATGAACTgatctctggaaaaaaaaagcaaaccaacaacCCAGTCTGCTTAAGTTTTCTTATATTAGCACAGCAATGGTTAAACGTATGTTAAACAACCTTACCTGTGACAAACGCAGCCGTACGTAAGACAGAAATAAGAACTTGAAGACTGTCATCTGTAACTCTCTGCACAGGCACTAGATTACTATTTCCAGCTATTTTTAACGTGAACCCTTTTGTCCATAGGctgaaacataaaaatgtaagcACATGGGGAGAAGTGCTACAGATACATGAATTCTCTCTCCAGATATGAAGTGTATCAGGCTTGCCCTCGCTGATATGTTTCATGCAGTTAGCTGCTGCTGCGACCCTTGGTAACACCGTAGTAGATGATGTGATTCAAGCTGTACTTCAGCACTGTCCTTTCTGATAATCTGAAGATACTGCACAGCTGCTTagcacacatgcacaaaaagcaggaagaagcaAGAGCAGCGGACGGCAGATGGAAATAAGACTATCCTGGAGATTACCTCATTATCTCCTatttacttgtttcttttcctttatttaccCCATCCTGCCCTCAGGATCAAAACctaacacaaaccatttcaCCATATTGTATTTTCTCAGGTTTTCTCTACAAAGGATAATCAACCTTGTTCCCAGGATCATCCATGAGAGGAAGCTCTATCTAGACACATAATGAGAGAGAATTTAGGTAGTTAATAACTTGGCAGGATTCAGACACATTTTAGGGAAGCATTTCCAGCCGGAAGCTAACTGCATGCAGCTGAGGCTTTTTAAACAGGagtgaaagaaaagggagtTAGAATGACTAGACACTGGGTTTGGCTTCTTTAAGGGACACAAAGGCACCACCCAGTacattttccactttttttatttcactgcttGTAAAGCTGCCCAGAAGGGATATATAGCTACAAACTTCTGCCAAAATGATGTCAAGATGAGTCAAACCAGAACTTCAGCAGTAAATGCTAAATATGATTTGTGTTTCAGCCTGAAACTGCATGAACTTTCTCACTGTTCAACTCCTTGTCCTGCTATCTTAAGACTTTCAGAAGCATCTGAAACACACTGTTCGTTATTTCCTTACATTTCATCATTTTTATCAGCTTCTTGAAGCACACGAGCAATGAAAGGGTTTTCAGGTTGGCCCAAGTTTTGGCAGACCTGCACATAGCGCTGGTGAAGATCTGGACAAACTGACATGacctgctggaaaacaaaactaagcGTTACTGCATCATTATTGCAGCCTAGCAACATCACCATAGACCCAAGCGCTGTTGTGCTGGGCTTTGCATAAACTAGGCTTGGTCTGAAAAGGTTTACAACTGCTGGTATGCAGCACATGAATAACAGATTCAAACAGACAAGAAAAGAATCAGGAAAAAATGTGGATGTGTGGATGTGTTTCTGAAGCCATCCCAAGGAATCTGAGCTAACACAATTAGTATTCATACAGGCAGGACCTTTGCTCCCTGTAAAGCAGCGAGCCCCGACCTCCGCAGGCCTACCTGAGCGAATCACGCCAGCGCCCTCTCCCTGCGCCAACCCACGGTGAGCAGCCCGCGGGTGAGCCAGGCTGCCCCGACCTGAACAGTGTTTGGTACTGAAGCCTGTTTCCAAGGACGGTGTCACAGGCCCTCCAGGAGCGGCTGGCGAAGGCAGCCAGGCTCAACCCAGGGCCCTGGCATGATGCCACATCGCCACCCTTCCCCTCCCCGCTGTGGAGAGTGGCCCCATGTGTGGTGTCCGGCCCCTGCGTGGAGGGGGTCTCCATCAACTCACCCCCAGAGTATTTACTCAGCCGCCTGCCCTCAGTCTCCGAGGAGCCTTTGCAAAAGTTTCCGTGGTTGCATGGATTAGCAGTTACTTCAAAGGTGTCTGTGCTGGTTCTTTCCACCAAACTAATCCTTCTGGTGACTTCACTACTGCCCTTGTGCACAGCAGAGAGTAACCTAGGATTGCACATTCTCTTGTCCCGCAGCATGTGGGGCTCACACCCAAGTACTGAACTTGGAGCcaataaaggagaaaataccCTTGTGCAACATCTGAATTGGGCTGGGAAGCCTAGCATGGGCTTCCCCCCATGGTGGTTGCTCAGTTCTTCCTTCTCATCTTGGTGGCACCTGGAAACCATTCATCTCTGAAAACACGATGTCCTCCCAGAATGgctacagcagcagagaaaagggTATTGAGTAGGAGATGACTGTCAGCTGCCTCTTGACCTCTATTTTCTCCTATCATTCCTTAAAATGCCAGCTGACAGATTTCTTCTATCCAGACATCGGGTCTCTCCCTTCCCACCTCTTGCTCTTTTGCTATTGGCAACAGTACAACTTTGAGGATTGTCAGATATCAGATTCACTGGCATCTCTCTGGCACAGAAACCACTGTCACAGAAGAAGGTGCTACCTTTCTCCAGCAGGACTCTCCCAGTTTTACCATCAGCATATCTGAAGAAATATGTCAGCATTTGTAAATACGGCCCTTCAAGATGTAAGGAGATTGCTTTGTCCAGCTCCCTTGACTTCACCAGTTCACCTTCTGAATTTGGCTGTTGGGACACTTCCTAATGCACTTGTAAGAAATACCACTGTGTTGCTTTTACAGCCTTTTAGGTAAAGCTTGCGTGATAATAAAAGACAAAGGGGAAGCTGGCACATAGACAGGAAATTTCAGCCGAAACTCACTGTAGTCAGAATGATAAAAGGGCTAGAACAAGGTTTGATACTCGAAACCGAGCTCCCCGGGGTGGGGGCGTTAGGCCACTGTACCATAGAAAAGCACATGTGCAAATAAGGAGAAGAGTCTCCTGAAGTAAAGTAGTGGGAAATGTAAACAGAGACAGGACTTCAATGTGAGTAACTTAGGTGCTTTGGATAGGCTGTAAACCTCTGAGTACTTAGCCAGCAGGGAAACATGGGAGGGACTTTGCTGTTGGGGGTAGGGATTAGAAGAAGGCTGTAAGCAGGATGTGCTCTGCTCTCTGGGGCACCTGTTTTTGCAAAAAAGTTTAAtagatttctgctttgctgttgaATCTGACCTGAGTCTTTGAGGACATTTCCTACATTCCTCACATGCTGGGATTCAAAGATACGGTTCTGCTGTATGTACTACAGGATTTGATCAAAGAACACAAACAGCTTCTTGCAGGGGCACAGCTTCAGACTAGAACCAGTCCCTGAATGCTGAATTCTGTCAGTACTTATTTAGCACAGGAAGGTCCCTGAGTACTggcgattttttttttttttaatcttctggaATTAGAAATATGGAGCAGAGATGGCTGAGTCCCAGCAGAGCCAAGAGGCCAGTGCAGGGGGCAGTCACTGGCTCAAAGCTGATTCTGTTGGTTTGGAGGATGATACACAAGAAATACCAGTGAATAAAGTGCCAGAGAATGAAGCTCTTTCTCCCACACGTGTCACACGCAGGATATTTTTCATAATGACTTATCCAACAAGGAACTGTGAACAGTCTTGCCAGGGGTCTTGAGTCTAGAATATCTGGAAGAGCTGCATATGGGGAAGAACCTGATTGTAAGCATCCCCAGAGACACAGATTGCCTGAGGCATATGAAGGTCCCCTACTTGGATCAGAATCACATACAAGATATATGCAAAGAACTGGGGGAGATGAAATCTCCTCTGAGCTTAGATTTAAGTAACAATCCCCTCTCTTGTAGTTTGCAGCAAGTTGCAGTGCCTTTGTCAGCTCAGGCTTTACAAAACAAACTTGCATGAAATTCCAGTGCAGATCTGTGGATACCTCTATCACATTGAACTGCTTGGCCTTTCTGACAATCATCTCAAGTGTCTGCCTAAAGAAAGAgtaaacctcaaaaaaaaatcaaggaaattTACCTCCAGAAAAATAGATTTGAAAGTTTTCCCAAGGAGCTTTGTCATATTGTTAATTCAGAAATAATAGATCTAATGTACAAAATATAATCCGTGTCATCCCAGAAGAGGGAGGCTTTTTGACAAACCTAGTTAAGCCATTTTTAGCTTTTAATAACTTACCCTCCATTCCTCCTACACTGCAACACTGCCAGAAGCTTGCTGTGCTGGATCTGTCTCTTAACCTCCTGTACAAGCTTCCCCCAAGTTTGAAGAATCTCACCAAAATGAGACTGCTCAAACTGCTaacagcctggagaagttcCCACACCAGATCTGCTGCTGGTCATCCCTTTCCCATGTTTATAGTGATAACTCCCTTGATGATATTCCTAAATGAATATGCACTATGAAAAACCTGGAAGTATTGTCCCTGGATGACAATCAGATACAGGAGTTATTTGgtcctttgttttaatttatattttattgatACCTCCCTTTTGCAAAATCTAAGATCTTCATTACAGCTGAGTGCCATCTTTCGTTACTAGAGTGAGAAGGCACGTACCACCTGGTATGCACCTGAGCCTGGGTTATTCATCACTGTATTCAGGCAgggagaagaaagcaagaatgTGGAAACACTGACCTTTGTGTTGAATTATAAAGATGAAATCCCAATTGGCCAGCCTGCCTCCGTTGTTTTGagtcttttttttgtgtacaCTGCAAAGTAAGAACTGCATTTGCTTAGACTCAGtattatgagggtggtgaggcactggcacaggttgccaacagaagctgtgtctgccatccctgggagtgttcaaaaCCGGGTTGGaggaggctttgagcaacctggtttagtggaaagtgtccctgcttgtggcatgggggttggaactggatgatctttaaggtccctccaacacaaaccattctgtgattctatcacaaactgaaacagagtaGATGGCAATTTAGAAATGGATGTAGTACTATTAATGCCTTTAACACCATTAACATTTGCAGTTCATTTGATTTGTTTGGAAATATGGAGGAGGATCCCTGGCAGTCAGAACACATGCATTTCTGCCGGAACCTGCTTTTCCATCCTGTCTTACAGAGGTGTAAAAAGCTGTTTTGAGAGTATCCCTACATTTCTGCAAAACTCTTCTCTAATGTTTTGTCAGTCTTTACTTAACAGTATTTTGAATGACTGCAAGCTGTCAACTCCTTAGTGTCACAGCTCATCTCTGAGGTAGCTTGGTGGCAGTTTGTAAAACACCTGTGTACAACAGACTTATTTTAAAGCAGGGAGTCTGTAGAATGCAATATTCATCAATGATTCTGGGTCCTGCCATGTCATAATGCCTTTGTTATTCGAAAGAACCATGACAAATACTCCTTACTAAATTCTAGTATGCCAAATTTACGACATGGCAGGACCCTGCCATGTCTTCCCACAGCATTTTACAGCTGTTTGGCCTACACATCTGATGCCCTTTCCTAGTTTTTATTCTGTATTGCTCAATGACTCCTTAAACTCCTCCAGAATTTCATTTGCAGTGTACATTAGCACAGAGAAGGACTGGGATCCACCACTGTGATTTAAAATGCACAAGTGGGTGGGAGCAGACCTCTTTATTCAGTTTAACTGGTTGGTCAGAGCTGCAGGCCTGCTGTCCCTCCCCTTGAAGGAGTTGTCTTAGAGAAGGTGCTGGCACCGGGAAGGAGGTGGTGAAAGAAGGCTCACTGAGTCCCAGCTCTTCCTAGAGCTCCACCTCCAGGTAGTGCTCTCTAAATGCCGCGGCTACATCTGCATCCAGGATATGGACCTTATTTCTGTTTGGTTCTTGAATCGATGGATGCCGAAATATCATTAACATGTCTGCTGGCAGGAGAGAGCTGGGAGTGCAGAAAAGTGGGATGGTTCAGTTCTGAATTTGCATTTTACTAGGTAACTGATGCTGATTTGACTGTTTGGAAGTGTCTTACACAATTTTTTCATCCTAAGTGAAggcaaagagaaacagaagaatgaTTCAGAGGCTGTAGAGGAGGAAATCACGGGAAGAAGGAGATTTCCAGGAAGGCTGGCAGATAGGACATTTAATAGAAGTGctttaataaaagctttttaatgGCACAATAGATAAGAGAGACTCATGAGAAGGCAAATGACCAAGAAAGGGATCATGAACAGCAAGTGGTGAGGTTGCGAACAGTCCATATTGTGCTTTGGAGCTGAGAATGAGGACCCAACTATGCCAAAGCAAGAAACTCCAATGCTGAAGTCCACTTCAGTCAGTAAGATTACAACAAATCTCAGATATTAAACATGGGTCAGCTGCTTTATTGAATGAGAGAGACAGGTTCAAGTGGGAAAGCTTTGATTCAGAGATTCTCACAGAGCAGATAAAGCATCAATTTCCCAGTTGGCCTAAAGGCAGATTTGAGGAGGAAAGGCATAGAAAAGGAAAGGCATAGAAAAACAAGTGATCAAGGAAAGAGGCTGGTGTCCTGCTGTTAAACAGAAACTATGGTACTTCCGCATCAGAATAGCACTCCTGGCTTAAGTTTCTGATTGACAGTCTCTCTTGTTAGCCCTGTATGAAACTGGGGctctttgcttcatttcagaAGTTGAGGATCTCTGTAGAAAATAACTGATCCCACACTGCAGCAATTCCCTGCTACCTCTGACCAAGATACTCCAGTACACCTCATGTTGCTGAGAGCTGCAGGAGCCAAGCACACTTTTCATACAGAACTGAAACCAGAACCAGAAAGTCCATGGAGACCCTCACATGAAATTATAGATTAAACAATCAAGAGGTATCATCACAGCATGGTCAGCTGCTGGTTATAACCCTGACCAGCTAGAAATTGATGTCATCCAGACTGAATATTGATCTACATCTGCATGAGAGGGGTCCTAGCAAGTTAGGAAAGTGCAACTTTGTACTTCTCCACAAGATTGCTGCAGCATGTAGATATACTCACAGCTAATTCAGCAGTACTTTATCCCTCAAGCTGCCTTGGGATTTCTCTAAGACTCCTCACCCAGTGGGCAGATCTTATATCTTTACTTCCTAAAATACCTTTCCAATGAGTAATCCCACTGCAGTCTTTGAGCTCACGTGTGGGTTAACATGCTCCATGACACGAGTGACTATGCCAGAATTCGGCTCTGTTTaagcaaatacagtaaaatgccaaataaattatcaaataaaaaaaaaaggaggagccACACATCCCAAGTTGGTGCTTTTTCTAACAATTCTTGGTCACAGAGCAGGGTGCTGTGCTCTTAGCTAGAAGATGCCCTTTGGCTTTCAATAATAAACTTTGCTTATTTCCTTCATCTTTAGGGTAGGAACATTGTCTATGTCACAAGGTGTTGTGAATGTGGCAAGCATGAAGACACTGTGGGAATTGCCACTGGCTTTCATATGCTGTAGATCAGACTTTTATATCTGgtagtttggtttttgttgttgttgggtttgtttggtttgggttttttttttttttttttgtgctgcatGTCATAAGAGTCTGTACAGAAAGTGCAGTCTGAAACAGCTCAGGATGAGAAGGGGCATCCCTGAAGTTTCCTGAAGTCTTTGCATAGCCTTACTCAGAATGCTTTTGGATTGCTCTGTATCCAAACTTCCTTGCTAAGGTAGCAGGACATCTCTCACTTAACCTACCACAGCATTTCTCTTGTCCCTGAGACCTGCAAAGACACCAATCAACTTGATTTTATGTTGATTCTGTACACAGGACTCATCTACACTATGAGATGGCATGAAGGGCTGAGCAGAGGCAGAACACCTCCTTGTGTATTTTCCTTACTGGACTAATATAGAATCCTGAGTTGTTGCGATGCTGTCAAAATCTCACAATTTTACAGATTCACAAAGAGGCAAAAGTTCTGGGGGAAAAGAAACTACAATTTTAAACACAGAGGTTTCAAGTATTTTCAGACATTTGTCTTACATACAGGAGGCCACATTCACACTGTCTAGCCACCTGCATTAGCAAACACCCCAGCCACTTCCTGCTGTTGGCAAACCTGCAGTGTATCCATCTGAAATCATTGTTGCTCATTTGACAGTAGTCACTGCAGTATTCACAACACAAAGATTAAGCATATAGAGTAGTGTGAGCATGGCCCAGAGAATCTGAGAGAGTATGTTATTAAATGGAATAATCTGTGCATCCAGAGGTTAAAGTAAGCTTTTCATAATTGTGGATTTCAGGAGTTCTTATGAGATGAGATTAATAAAACCTAGGCTGTCTTCTAAGTCAGAGACACATAATACTTGGTTCATGTGCTGCTTGTGAAAGGCCCTCCAGAAACCTTCAACCTCCATCAACAgtcaaaacaaatgtttcttttgttgtcTTGATTAAAGCTTTCCAGTTGTTCCCGTTGTAATTCTGAAAGGACCCATCTTTgcatccccagctctgccaaggCAGGTAGCTTTGTCAGCGCTGCTAACAACTCACTGAACCACATCCCACAGTCACGGCAGGACGATGGGTGAAGACTGACATCCAGCTCTGAGAGTTCTTTGAATACTGTTACGTGTCGCCAGAACATGACCCACCCTTCATCAGATATGTTGTTATTATAACTCAAATCCAGTTTCTGTAATCTGGCTAGGTGACCATCCTGCGTCAGCAATGCTGCAAGAAATTACAGGCACAAACACAACTAATATAT comes from the Melopsittacus undulatus isolate bMelUnd1 chromosome 6, bMelUnd1.mat.Z, whole genome shotgun sequence genome and includes:
- the LRRIQ4 gene encoding LOW QUALITY PROTEIN: leucine-rich repeat and IQ domain-containing protein 4 (The sequence of the model RefSeq protein was modified relative to this genomic sequence to represent the inferred CDS: inserted 2 bases in 1 codon; deleted 4 bases in 2 codons); this encodes MSSQNGYSSREKEYLEELHMGKNLIVSIPRDTDCLRHMKVPYLDQNHIQDICKELGEMKSPLSLDLSNNPXSLVVCSKLQCLCQLRLYKTNLHEIPVQICGYLYHIELLGLSDNHLKCLPKERVNQKKIKEIYLQKNRFESFPKELCHIVNSEIIDLVQNIIRVIPEEGGFLTNLVKPFLAFNNLPSIPPTLQHCQKLAVLDLSLNLLYKLPPSLKNLTKMRLLKLLTAWRSSHTRSAAGHPFPMFIVITPLMIFLNEYAL